The Schistocerca cancellata isolate TAMUIC-IGC-003103 chromosome 4, iqSchCanc2.1, whole genome shotgun sequence genome contains a region encoding:
- the LOC126184397 gene encoding serum response factor homolog, which translates to MDTPTGGGRDSRFNMGYNMSLLSGETPPEIYGSTSHARPTTSLTSGVSRSSVSLPSTCSAGMTRGLKRTSSDVCFEQEVSGRPSMSSQSGMGLSTDCGTDIGDEGYSQAQKKTPPPNGKKTKGRVKIKMEYIDNKLRRYTTFSKRKTGIMKKAYELSTLTGTQVMLLVASETGHVYTFATRKLQPMITSEAGKALIQTCLNSPDPPPSGVGGDQRMSATGFEETELTYNIGDEEQKVRQLVYGSSQHVGGGGAQQHPHPHAQHFQQHPGSPSPHQHHHMMAPPPHSHTQSPPSHLIPCSSPGPLLAGGYQQPCQSPLPPPHAAYPPPHPHMSHSHPQR; encoded by the exons ATGGATACACCAACAGGAGGGGGAAGAGATTCCCGTTTTAATATGGGATACAATATGTCTCTTTTAAGTGGTGAAACGCCGCCTGAAATATACGGAAGTACAAGCCATGCGAGACCTACAACCTCTCTAACTTCTGGAGTGTCAAGGTCTTCAGTTTCGTTACCAAGTACTTGCAGTGCGGGTATGACTCGTGGACTGAAGCGAACGTCTTCAGATGTGTGTTTTGAACAAGAAGTGTCAGGTAGACCCAGCATGTCATCTCAAAGTGGGATGGGCTTATCAACGGACTGTGGCACTGACATTGGGGACGAGGGCTACTCACAGGCCCAGAAAAAGACGCCGCCACCGAATGGTAAAAAGACGAAGGGACGCGTTAAAATAAAGATGGAATATATTGACAACAAACTTCGACGATATACAACTTTTTCGAAGAGGAAGACTGGTATAATGAAGAAG GCTTATGAGCTTTCAACACTGACAGGGACCCAAGTGATGCTTTTAGTGGCCTCTGAGACAGGCCATGTCTACACTTTTGCTACCAGAAAACTGCAACCGATGATAACATCGGAAGCAGGGAAAGCTCTAATTCAGACATGCTTGAATTCCCCTGATCCACCACCTTCGGGTGTTGGGGGCGACCAGAGGATGTCTGCTACTGGGTTTGAGGAGACGGAGCTGACGTACAACATTGGTGATGAGGAGCAGAAAGTAAGACAGCTGGTGTATGGTAGTTCACAACATGTAGGTGGAGGTGGGGCTCAGCAACATCCACATCCTCATGCACAGCATTTCCAGCAGCACCCAGGGTCACCATCTCCCCATCAACACCATCATATGATGGCTCCACCACCGCATTCTCACACCCAGTCACCTCCATCACATCTCATCCCATGTTCCAGTCCAGGGCCGCTGCTAGCAGGTGGCTATCAGCAGCCATGCCAATCACCTCTACCACCACCTCATGCTGCTTACCCACCTCCACACCCCCATATGTCACATTCACACCCTCAACGGTAG